The Neisseria macacae ATCC 33926 genome contains the following window.
CAGCGAATTGATGGCGCAATACGACATTCCCGAAGTATCGCTGAATGATGTGATGGGGCTGGCTGTCTATATTGATGGCGCGGACGAAGTGAACCATATGCTGCAAATGATTAAAGGCGGCGGCGGTGCGCATCTGAACGAGAAAGTCGTCGCCAGCGCGTCCGACAAATTCATCTGTATCGCCGACGAGAGCAAATATGTATCGCGTTTGGGCAAATTCCCGCTGCCCGTAGAAGTATTACCCGGTGCGCGTTCGCTGGTGTCGCGCAAACTTTTGGCAATGGGCGGACAACCTGAATTGCGCTTGGACTGCACCACTTTCCACGGCAACCAAATCGTCGATGTCTATGACTTGAATATCGACCGTCCGCTGACTATGGAAGATGAAATCAACCGCATCACCGGCGTTCTCGAAAACGGCATCTTCGCGCGCAACGCTGCGGATTTGTTGATCTTGGGAACAGAGCAGGGCGTCAAAGTCATCAAACCCGGACAAAGCTAAGTATCCATCAAAACAAAGGTCGTCTGAAAAGCGGAAAATGGCTTTTCAGACGACCTTTATAGTGGATTAAATTTAAATCAGGACAAGGCGACGAAGCCGCAGACAGTACAGATAGTACGGCAAAGGCGAGGCAACGCCGTACTGGTTTAAAGTTAATCCACTATATTTTATTTTTGAAGGCTTATTCGATATTTTGAACCTGCTCGCGCATTTGTTCGATCAAGACTTTCAGTTCGACCGAAGCCTGCGTGCATTCCGCCGCGATCGCTTTGCTGCCCAGCGTGTTTGCCTCGCGGTTCAATTCCTGCATCAGGAAGTCCAAGCGTTTGCCCGCGCTGCCTTTGTTTTCCGTAACGATGCGGCGGACTTCGGCGATGTGTGTGCGCAGGCGGCTGAATTCTTCGTCAACATCGGATTTTTGGATAAACAGCGCAAATTCTTGCTGCAAACGGTCGTTGTCGATATTGCTGACCGCTTCCGCCAAACGCGCGTTTACCTTGTCCATATGCGCCTGAAGCAGGCTGGGGAACAGCTCACTCAACGCATCCACGATTTCTTCCATGTTGGCCAAACGTTGCAACAAATGTTCGCCGAGTTTTTTACCTTCGCGTTTGCGGGCGGCGGCAAATTCTTTCAAAGCCTCATCCAGCAATTCTTGCACGGTTTTTGCCAAAGCTTCGGGGTCTTCGCTTTGACCTGCCAATACCCCAGGAAAGCGCAACACTTCAGCGACCGTCAACTTGCCGAAACCGTGTTCCTTGCGCCAAGTTTTGTTCAAATCGGACAACTGTTTCACCAATTCTTCATTGGTTTCCAAACTCTGCCCGCCGACCGCCGCGTCCTGCAACTGAATGCGGCATTCCAGTTTGCCGCGTGCGGCTGAAGCCGCAATTTTCTCGCGCAACGCGCCTTCCAGATAGCGCAATTCTTCAGGCATACGGAATTGGACATCCAGATAACGGTGGTTCACCGCTCGGATTTCCAAGTTCACACGCTTGCCGCCGCATTCGCCTGCGGCATTGGCAAAGCCGGTCATGCTGTGGATATGGATAGATTGAGTCATGGTTTTACTCCGTTTCAAAATACGAGTGAAAGTGGAGGGACTATATCATATCTGGACTTTGATGACTTCAAGTATGGTGGATTGGGTTGAAAAGATACAGTGGATTAACTTTAAATCAGGACAAGGCGACGAAGCCGCAGACAGTACAGATAGTACGGAACCGATTCACTTGGTGCTTCAGCACCTTAGAGAATCGTTCTCTTTGAGCTAAGGCGAGGCAACGCCGTACTGGTTTAAAGTTAATCCACTATAAAAGACAGCCGCAAGAAACCTGTTTGATGTTTATACAAAAAGGTCGTCTGAAAACCTGTATTTCAAGTTTTCAGACGACCTTTAATCTATCCGTATCAAGTTATTTGCCCGCTTTTACGCCCTGCCATTGGCGAACCATGAATTTTAAAATGGCGGGTTGGATGGGAACCATGATGAAGCTGTTTTTCAAATCTTCGTCGCTCGGGAAAATGGTACGGTCGTCCCTGAATTCGGCTTCCATCAATTCGCGCGCGGGTTTGCTGGAAGGGGCGTAGGTGACGAAATTGCCGTTTCTCGCGGCGACTTCGGGGTCGAGGAAGTCGTTGATGTATTTGTGGGCGTTGGCGACGTTTTTCGCATCTTTCGGGATAACGAAGGAGTCCACCCAAATTCCCACGCCTTCTTTGGGCATCATGACGCGGATTTTTTCTTTGCCGCCCGCTTCTTCGGCGCGCCGTCTGGCGATGTTCAAGTCGCCGCCGAAGCCGATGGTGACGCAGGTATCGCCGCGCGCCAAGTCATCAATGAAGCCAGACGAAGTAAAGCGTTTGATGTTGGGACGGTTTTTCTTGAGGAGCTCGGTTGCGGCTTTGATGTCTTCGGTATCGTTGCTGTTGGGATTTTTACCCATGTAGTTCAACACCATAGGATAGATTTCCGCCGCGCTGTCCAAGTAGCTGATGCCGCATTGTTTCAGCTTGGATGTGTATTCGGGGTTGAACACCAAATCCCATTGGTTGTCCGGCAGTTTGTCCGTGCCCAAGGCTTTTTTCACGCGCTCAGTATTGATGGCGAAGGTGTTGGTTCCCCAATAAAACGGAACGGCGTATTCGTGGCTCGGATCGACGCCTTCCATCAGTTTCATCAATTCGGGATTGAGGTTTTTATAGTTGGGAATCAGGGATTTGTCGATTTTTTGATAAGCCCCCGCCTTAATCTGCCTTCCGACGAAGGTATTGGACGGGCCGACGATGTCGTAGCCCGATTTTCCGGTCAATACTTTACTTTCCAGCGTCTCATCGCTGTCGTACACGTCGTAAGTTACCTTGATACCGTTTTTCTTTTCAAAATCAGCAACGGTTTCGGGATCAACGTATTCCGACCAGTTGTAAATCCTCAATACATTTTGGTTTCCCGCCTGACCCGCTTTGTCGGAGGTGTTTTTATCCGAACCTCCGCAGGCGGCGAGCATGACGGCGGCTAGGGCGATGAGGGGCAGATGTTTGGTCATTATCATTCCTTGCATATCAGGTGGAAGGGAAAGTAAGGGATTATAAATCAGGCACGCACTATCTGATAGCAATTTCCATTATATTGATAGTCCGAAGGTCGTCTGAAAGTCCCTGATTCAATAGCTAGAAACAAGGTTTTGCGGTAATATAGCACCCATTTTCTTTTCACAATTACATACGGCCGGGAAGGTCGTCTGAAACCTTTTTAGTAGAGACATCGAAACATCATGAAAACCTCCGAACTACGCCAAAAATTCCTAAAATTCTTCGAATCCAAAGGCCACACCATCGTCCGCTCTTCCAGCCTCGTGCCGCACGACGACCCGACGCTGCTGTTTACCAACGCTGGTATGAACCAGTTTAAAGACGTGTTCCTCGGCTTCGACAAACGCGCCTACAACCGCGCCACCACCGCGCAAAAATGCGTGCGCGCAGGCGGCAAACACAACGACTTGGAAAACGTAGGCTACACCGCCCGACACCATACCTTTTTTGAAATGATGGGCAACTTCTCCTTCGGCGACTACTTCAAACGCGATGCCATCCACTTCGCTTGGGAATTCCTCACCTCCCCCGAATGGCTGAACATCCCCAAAGAAAAACTCTTGGCGACCGTGTATGCCGAAGATGACGAAGCCTACAACATCTGGCTGAACGAAATCGGTATGCCTGCCGAGCGCATCGTCCGCATCGGCGACAACAAAGGCGCAAAATACGCGTCCGACAACTTCTGGCAGATGGGCGACACCGGCCCCTGCGGCCCGTGCTCCGAAATTTTCTACGACCACGGCGAAGAAATTTGGGGCGGCATTCCCGGCAGCCCCGAAGAAGACGGCGACCGCTGGATTGAAATTTGGAACTGCGTGTTCATGCAGTTCAACCGCGACGAGCAAGGCAATATGAATCCGCTGCCAAAACCGTCCGTCGATACCGGCATGGGCTTGGAGCGCATGGCGGCTGTGATGCAACACGTCCACAGCAACTACGAAATCGACCTGTTCCAAGACTTGCTTAAAGCCGTTGCCCGCGAAACCGGCGCGCCGTTCAGCATGGACGAGCCCAGCCTGAAAGTCGTTGCCGACCACATCCGTTCCTGCTCCTTCCTGATTGCCGACGGCGTGATGCCTTCTAACGAAGGACGAGGCTATGTACTGCGCCGCATCATCCGCCGCGCCGTGCGCCACGGTTACAAACTCGGTCAGAAACAAGCGTTTTTCTACAAACTCGTGCCCGATTTGGTGAAAGCGATGGGCGACGCGTATCCTGAGTTGAAAGAGAAACAAGCCCAAATCGAAGAAGCCCTGAAAAACGAAGAAAGCCGCTTCGCCCAAACTTTGGAAACCGGCATGGCTTTGCTGGAAAACGCCTTAACCAAAGGCAGCAACAAATTGGACGGCGAAATCATCTTCAAACTCTACGACACCTACGGCTTCCCATACGATTTGACCGCCGACATCTGCCGCGAACGCAATATCGATTTGGATGAAGAAGGCTTCAACCGCGAAATGGAAGCCCAACGCGCCCGCGCCCGCGCCGCGCAAAACTTCAAAGCCAATGCGCAACTGGACTACACAGGCGCGGACACCGAGTTCACAGGCTACGAAAAACGCAGCCAAGACACCAAAATCATCGCCTTATACAAAGGCAGCGAAGCCGTGGACGAACTCCAAGCAGGCGAAGCCGGCGTGGTCGTTTTGGAACAAACCCCGTTCTATGCCGAAAGCGGCGGACAAGTCGGCGACGTAGGCTTCATCTTCGCGGGCGAAAACCGCTTCCGCGTCGAAGACACGCAGAAAATCAAAGCAGCCGTACACGGACAATTCGGCGCAGTCGTATCAGGTCGTCTGAAAGTGGGCGATGCCGTATCCGCCGAAATCGACAACGACATCCGCAACAGCATCATGCGCAACCACAGCGTTACCCATCTGATGCACAAAGCCCTGCGCGATGTTTTGGGCACGCACGTCGAACAAAAAGGCAGCCTGCAAAACGCCGAGCTGACCCGCTTTGACATCTCCCACCCGCAAGGCATCAGCGCGGAAGAAATCGCCGAAGTCGAACGCCGCGTCAATGCCGCGATTATCGCCAACGTGCCCGTCAAAGTGGAAACCATGTCCATTGAAGACGCGCAGAAATCTGGCGCAGTTATGCTCTTCGGCGAAAAATACGGCGACTTCGTCCGCGTCATCACTATGGGCGACTACTCCACCGAACTGTGCGGCGGCACCCACGTCGCCCGCAC
Protein-coding sequences here:
- the alaS gene encoding alanine--tRNA ligase, which produces MKTSELRQKFLKFFESKGHTIVRSSSLVPHDDPTLLFTNAGMNQFKDVFLGFDKRAYNRATTAQKCVRAGGKHNDLENVGYTARHHTFFEMMGNFSFGDYFKRDAIHFAWEFLTSPEWLNIPKEKLLATVYAEDDEAYNIWLNEIGMPAERIVRIGDNKGAKYASDNFWQMGDTGPCGPCSEIFYDHGEEIWGGIPGSPEEDGDRWIEIWNCVFMQFNRDEQGNMNPLPKPSVDTGMGLERMAAVMQHVHSNYEIDLFQDLLKAVARETGAPFSMDEPSLKVVADHIRSCSFLIADGVMPSNEGRGYVLRRIIRRAVRHGYKLGQKQAFFYKLVPDLVKAMGDAYPELKEKQAQIEEALKNEESRFAQTLETGMALLENALTKGSNKLDGEIIFKLYDTYGFPYDLTADICRERNIDLDEEGFNREMEAQRARARAAQNFKANAQLDYTGADTEFTGYEKRSQDTKIIALYKGSEAVDELQAGEAGVVVLEQTPFYAESGGQVGDVGFIFAGENRFRVEDTQKIKAAVHGQFGAVVSGRLKVGDAVSAEIDNDIRNSIMRNHSVTHLMHKALRDVLGTHVEQKGSLQNAELTRFDISHPQGISAEEIAEVERRVNAAIIANVPVKVETMSIEDAQKSGAVMLFGEKYGDFVRVITMGDYSTELCGGTHVARTGDIGFFKIISEGGIAAGIRRVEAITGLAALAWAQNQESLMKNIIAEVKAQTEKDVLAKIQANAANAKALEKELAKAKAELAVHAGAKLLDNAKDLGAAKLVAAQIEADAAALREIVTDLTGKSDNAVILLAAVNDGKVSLCAGVSKPLTNKVKAGDLVKFAAEQIGGKGGGRPDLAQAGGSDVEKLPSVLDSVKDWVGGKLV
- a CDS encoding polyamine ABC transporter substrate-binding protein, whose product is MTKHLPLIALAAVMLAACGGSDKNTSDKAGQAGNQNVLRIYNWSEYVDPETVADFEKKNGIKVTYDVYDSDETLESKVLTGKSGYDIVGPSNTFVGRQIKAGAYQKIDKSLIPNYKNLNPELMKLMEGVDPSHEYAVPFYWGTNTFAINTERVKKALGTDKLPDNQWDLVFNPEYTSKLKQCGISYLDSAAEIYPMVLNYMGKNPNSNDTEDIKAATELLKKNRPNIKRFTSSGFIDDLARGDTCVTIGFGGDLNIARRRAEEAGGKEKIRVMMPKEGVGIWVDSFVIPKDAKNVANAHKYINDFLDPEVAARNGNFVTYAPSSKPARELMEAEFRDDRTIFPSDEDLKNSFIMVPIQPAILKFMVRQWQGVKAGK
- a CDS encoding YicC/YloC family endoribonuclease; amino-acid sequence: MTQSIHIHSMTGFANAAGECGGKRVNLEIRAVNHRYLDVQFRMPEELRYLEGALREKIAASAARGKLECRIQLQDAAVGGQSLETNEELVKQLSDLNKTWRKEHGFGKLTVAEVLRFPGVLAGQSEDPEALAKTVQELLDEALKEFAAARKREGKKLGEHLLQRLANMEEIVDALSELFPSLLQAHMDKVNARLAEAVSNIDNDRLQQEFALFIQKSDVDEEFSRLRTHIAEVRRIVTENKGSAGKRLDFLMQELNREANTLGSKAIAAECTQASVELKVLIEQMREQVQNIE
- the rpiA gene encoding ribose-5-phosphate isomerase RpiA; amino-acid sequence: MDTQDELKRIAAEKAVEFVPENEYIGIGSGSTVNMFIEALGKSGKKIKGAVSTSKKSSELMAQYDIPEVSLNDVMGLAVYIDGADEVNHMLQMIKGGGGAHLNEKVVASASDKFICIADESKYVSRLGKFPLPVEVLPGARSLVSRKLLAMGGQPELRLDCTTFHGNQIVDVYDLNIDRPLTMEDEINRITGVLENGIFARNAADLLILGTEQGVKVIKPGQS